One window of Deltaproteobacteria bacterium genomic DNA carries:
- a CDS encoding lytic transglycosylase domain-containing protein: MRAAKPKESLLVCFLILWVAVPIASADIYRYCDKNGVWHFSNIKSDPRYKLYIRSRPRRDELNVRDYDRIILQAARRFRVDPHLIRAVIKAESDFDRRAVSKKGARGLMQLMPETAYAMKVSNPFDPRENIIGGTRYLRLLLERFNQDKKLALAAYNAGPETVEAFNGIPPYPETMTYVKRVLTYYERFRSGIPTR, encoded by the coding sequence ATGCGGGCAGCAAAGCCTAAAGAATCCCTGCTGGTCTGTTTCCTGATCCTTTGGGTCGCCGTTCCAATTGCTTCGGCGGACATTTACCGCTATTGTGACAAAAACGGGGTCTGGCACTTCTCGAATATCAAATCTGACCCCCGGTACAAGCTTTATATACGAAGCCGCCCGAGACGAGACGAACTCAACGTCAGGGACTATGATCGTATTATCCTTCAGGCCGCCAGGAGGTTCCGTGTGGATCCCCATCTCATCCGGGCGGTGATCAAGGCCGAGTCCGATTTCGACCGCAGGGCGGTCTCGAAGAAGGGGGCCCGCGGATTGATGCAGCTTATGCCGGAGACGGCCTATGCCATGAAGGTTTCCAATCCCTTTGATCCCAGGGAGAATATCATCGGGGGGACCCGTTACCTGAGGCTCCTGTTGGAGCGATTTAACCAGGATAAAAAGTTGGCCCTGGCAGCTTACAATGCCGGCCCGGAGACGGTGGAGGCCTTCAATGGAATCCCTCCCTATCCTGAAACAATGACCTACGTAAAAAGGGTGCTGACCTACTACGAGCGTTTTCGGTCAGGCATCCCGACCAGATAG
- the pgsA gene encoding CDP-diacylglycerol--glycerol-3-phosphate 3-phosphatidyltransferase, producing MGGRKDSRDVLLNLPNTLTLFRFFCIPLVAACLNFQGRLGSFLSALFFGLAFVTDFLDGYFARKHGNVTALGKFLDPLADKILVSATMILLIPLDRIPAWVVMLIVGRELAVTGLRSIAAKEGTVIQASSLGKYKTIFQSVATIGLCLHYEYFHVDFHLIGMVFLWAALGLTLWSGWEYFLRFREVFFHGD from the coding sequence ATGGGCGGAAGGAAAGATAGTCGGGATGTTTTACTGAACCTGCCTAATACCCTTACTCTCTTCAGGTTTTTCTGTATCCCCTTGGTGGCTGCCTGCCTGAATTTTCAGGGCAGATTGGGAAGTTTCCTGTCGGCCCTCTTCTTCGGTCTTGCCTTCGTGACCGACTTTTTAGATGGGTATTTCGCCCGAAAACATGGAAATGTCACGGCCTTGGGCAAATTTCTGGACCCATTGGCCGACAAGATCCTTGTTTCGGCCACCATGATCCTTCTCATCCCCTTGGATCGTATTCCGGCGTGGGTGGTGATGTTGATTGTGGGGAGGGAACTGGCCGTAACCGGTCTTCGAAGTATCGCCGCAAAAGAAGGGACCGTGATCCAGGCAAGTTCTCTGGGCAAATACAAGACCATTTTTCAATCAGTGGCCACGATAGGCCTTTGTCTCCATTACGAATACTTTCACGTGGATTTTCATCTGATAGGCATGGTTTTTCTTTGGGCGGCCTTGGGCTTGACCTTGTGGTCGGGATGGGAATATTTCCTGCGGTTCAGGGAGGTCTTTTTCCACGGTGATTGA